The following are from one region of the Andrena cerasifolii isolate SP2316 chromosome 1, iyAndCera1_principal, whole genome shotgun sequence genome:
- the Salm gene encoding spalt major isoform X1 has protein sequence MSRRKQARPSRAHLEEELAQGPLLINAVENANETREENDFTSDGEESGGGGGGVDEAVDLTAARSHQGDEDDKDQEDALEEDEEEGVDEQDDQEDDEEGSRKQMRHRQDAENNNNFVESGAPAGLFPPAGTSHVTLEALQNTKVAVAQFAATALAGGADSEAALQDLALLQSTLYTLQHQQVFQLQLISQLQQQLSITHSQTSQQQPASEPSDSKEVSPSPIIQPKPLSSLTSPPTSRPPSHQQTSPVPMTPNLSQERPTPTSSASPLNLPLPSSNVTGTTATSSSSQVPMSHQMLPLCSISSSLASSIITNTDPPPLHEPNTLEMLQKRAQEVLDNASQGLLANNLADELAFRGGKGSRLSPYDSKSGSGRGEPFFKHRCRYCGKVFGSDSALQIHIRSHTGERPFKCNVCGSRFTTKGNLKVHFQRHTAKFPHVKMNPNPVPEHLDKYHPPLLQQIASGQRPMPSPPPPPPSHHPSFHPAAAAHGFLPPQPPLPLSLALPGMPPLYRSPVVAHRDDQDVPENLTKPVTTAPTMSPHSPAIVSNSRHSSQDNHQQQKQQLEQRDEIKREQRSPMHEQYQQRPTSQEAAERITPKKEPEEAEEPTEEESEDFEETTRRYLNSPQSSVNPPSQPQTYEDCSMESKISGRLEGDGDMEVDEEIEEQPENLSGRGTMNRLPQQMLAYPGASPASSSASSGSLQTSFAGILFPGPPGHHQIPHHAASSTINTPVVSTGEMIDPSKDPAIYSSLLPRPGSNDNSWESLIEITKTSETSKLQQLVDNIEHKLTDPNQCVICHRVLSCKSALQMHYRTHTGERPFKCKICGRAFTTKGNLKTHMGVHRAKPPLRVLHQCPVCHKKFTNALVLQQHIRLHTGEPTELSPEQIQAGEVNEFPPGYPHHPLASFLPQGFPPIHPAGPGFPLGFPPARHQAMERQLQENDMGVKEESLQQHHQQQQQQRYSEEHSEEADDQEDDEEDRREDDERCDVNRDCRGDVEDEQDHESEENEQKDLSLPSFSTSLAALENQVRTITTIATSVAGHPSRSPPFHRYNGSEKSNSPLNAGTPLDLTPRASSTPAAVASVPTPPPQTVTHHPHPFGMFAGLLQAVSSSPSASSIGSSSINSVSSMNAVTPGPGAAGPLASLTTSAVLAATSTYNPLGLAVGGPAVRGNTTCNICYKTFACNSALEIHYRSHTKERPFKCSICDRGFSTKNNTTGQQTCVCTSQPLPANSSITSLDSQYRSPCASNREKPKRRRRRPEERKSRGRKGAGGGRGLTPVYPAIRLPPLMSPALGLLPSAHGLLGNMKQHMLTHKIRDMPPHLFSDSKQQSQEHETSRSPMCAEDTSLPPPPPPPPPPPPMPPSSMEQALSMKRSPPEGDLPAPKRPASMPSKHLCQICNKNFSSSSALQIHMRTHTGDKPFRCTVCQKAFTTKGNLKVHMGTHMWTNGASRRGRRMSLDLPPLPITPKDSEFLQRRPDLFYPYLPAPFLNGVQQKLNEISVIQSNNGLPGHSMAGGKYAGLFGSVYAAGAGFPLDKQPMAATSNGPLVDGKSSIPSGSMLFQTPSPSHSPGTPSSNSSNQNSASVPAWTGDGLQHHFDREAPSRSESNSTPPTARLPPPPSATRGEGLAT, from the exons GAGAGGAAAATGACTTCACATCGGATGGCGAAGAGAGTGGCGGCGGAGGTGGTGGTGTGGACGAAGCCGTGGACCTCACGGCAGCCAGGTCCCATCAGGGTGACGAGGATGACAAGGATCAAGAAGATGCTCTggaggaggacgaagaggaaggcGTGGACGAGCAGGACGAccaggaggacgacgaggaaggatCGCGGAAGCAGATGCGTCATCGACAGGACGCGGAAAACAATAACAATTTCGTGGAGAGCGGCGCGCCTGCAGGCCTATTCCCGCCTGCTGGAACTAGTCACGTCACACTGGAGGCACTTCAGAACACGAAAGTGGCGGTCGCTCAATTTGCAGCGACCGCTCTGGCCGGTGGCGCGGACAGCGAGGCGGCCCTGCAGGATCTGGCGTTGCTGCAAAGCACGCTGTACACCCTGCAGCATCAGCAAGTGTTCCAGCTGCAGTTGATCAGCCAGCTACAGCAGCAACTGTCCATCACGCACAGTCAGACGTCCCAACAGCAACCGGCCAGCGAGCCGTCGGACAGCAAGGAGGTCTCTCCATCTCCAATCATCCAACCGAAGCCCCTGTCGAGCCTGACATCACCGCCGACGTCACGTCCACCGAGTCACCAACAGACATCGCCCGTCCCCATGACGCCGAATCTGTCCCAGGAACGGCCGACGCCGACCAGCAGCGCTTCCCCGTTGAATCTTCCGTTGCCCTCGTCGAACGTAACAGGGACAACCGcgaccagcagcagcagccagGTGCCGATGTCCCATCAGATGCTGCCACTGTGCTCGATCAGCTCCTCCCTTGCGTCGTCGATAATAACCAACACGGATCCCCCACCGTTACACGAACCGAACACGCTGGAGATGCTGCAGAAGAGAGCTCAAGAGGTGTTGGACAATGCCAGCCAGGGCCTGTTGGCCAACAACCTGGCCGACGAGCTCGCGTTCAGGGGCGGCAAAGGGTCCCGTCTCTCCCCGTACGACTCAAAGTCCGGCAGCGGTCGCGGCGAGCCGTTCTTCAAGCATCGTTGCCGCTACTGCGGCAAGGTGTTCGGCAGCGATTCGGCGCTCCAGATCCACATACGATCGCACACAGGTGAGCGACCCTTTAAATGCAACGTCTGCGGCAGCCGCTTCACCACGAAAGGGAACTTGAAGGTCCACTTCCAGAGGCATACGGCCAAGTTTCCACATGTTAAGATGAACCCGAATCCCGTTCCGGAACACCTGGACAAGTACCATCCACCCCTGCTACAGCAAATCGCCTCTGGTCAGAGACCAATGCCGTCcccaccgccgccgccgccttCTCATCATCCCTCTTTTCACCCAGCGGCGGCGGCGCACGGTTTTCTGCCCCCTCAACCGCCCCTGCCACTAAGCCTAGCCCTGCCCGGTATGCCACCCCTGTACAGATCGCCGGTTGTCGCTCATCGGGACGATCAGGACGTGCCGGAGAACTTGACCAAGCCCGTTACCACTGCCCCAACCATGTCTCCACATTCCCCCGCGATTGTGTCGAACTCACGTCATTCCTCTCAAGACAATCACCAACAACAAAAGCAGCAGCTCGAGCAGAGGGACGAGATCAAGCGCGAGCAACGATCCCCTATGCACGAGCAGTACCAGCAACGGCCGACCAGCCAGGAGGCCGCCGAAAGGATAACGCCGAAAAAGGAGCCCGAGGAGGCCGAGGAGCCCACGGAAGAGGAGAGCGAGGACTTTGAGGAAACGACCAGGCGGTACCTGAACTCGCCCCAGTCCTCCGTCAATCCGCCCTCCCAACCACAGACTTACGAGGACTGCAGTATGGAGAGTAAAATCAGCGGGCGACTGGAAGGGGACGGTGACATGGAAGTCGACGAGGAGATCGAGGAACAGCCCGAGAACTTGTCCGGCCGGGGGACTATGAATCGTTTACCTCAGCAGATGCTCGCGTATCCTGGTGCTTCTCCTGCCAGCAGTAGCGCGAGTAGCGGAAGCCTTCAAACATCCTTTGCGGGGATCCTGTTCCCAGGACCGCCTGGCCACCATCAAATACCCCATCACGCAGCTTCATCGACTATAAACACGCCCGTCGTCTCCACTGGTGAGATGATCGATCCATCCAAAGATCCAGCTATCTATTCCAGCCTATTGCCCCGACCTGGCAGCAACGACAACTCCTGGGAGAGCTTGATTGAGATAACGAAGACCTCGGAGACGTCCAAGCTGCAACAGTTAGTCGACAACATCGAGCACAAACTGACCGATCCCAACCAGTGCGTAATCTGCCATAGGGTGCTGTCCTGCAAGAGCGCACTGCAGATGCACTACAGGACGCACACAGGCGAGCGCCCGTTTAAATGCAAGATCTGCGGTCGCGCGTTCACCACCAAGGGCAACCTAAAGACCCACATGGGCGTGCACAGGGCGAAACCGCCGCTCAGAGTGCTCCACCAGTGTCCTGTCTGCCACAAGAAGTTCACGAATGCGCTCGTCCTGCAGCAGCACATACGCCTACACACTGGCGAGCCGACGGAGCTCAGCCCGGAACAGATCCAGGCTGGCGAGGTGAACGAATTCCCGCCTGGTTACCCTCACCATCCATTGGCGTCTTTCCTCCCACAGGGATTCCCGCCGATCCACCCTGCGGGGCCAGGTTTTCCGTTAGGTTTCCCTCCAGCACGGCATCAGGCAATGGAGAGGCAGCTTCAAGAGAACGACATGGGCGTGAAAGAGGAGTCCCTGCAGCAACACcatcagcagcaacagcagcagaggTACTCGGAGGAGCACAGCGAGGAAGCGGATGATCAGGAGGATGACGAAGAGGACCGTAGGGAGGACGACGAACGGTGCGACGTGAATCGTGACTGTCGCGGCGATGTAGAGGACGAGCAGGATCACGAGAGCGAGGAGAACGAGCAGAAAGACCTGTCTTTGCCCAGCTTCTCCACATCCCTCGCTGCCCTTGAGAACCAGGTGCGAACCATCACCACCATAGCTACCTCGGTTGCGGGACACCCGTCCAGGTCGCCGCCATTCCACCGTTACAACGGCAGCGAAAAGAGCAACAGTCCGCTAAACGCTGGCACACCCCTGGACCTGACGCCGCGCGCGTCCTCCACCCCAGCTGCAGTGGCATCGGTACCAACGCCGCCCCCGCAGACCGTCACACACCACCCACACCCGTTCGGCATGTTCGCAGGCCTCCTGCAAGCGGTCTCCTCGTCGCCCTCCGCCAGTAGCATAGGATCATCGAGCATAAACAGCGTGAGCTCGATGAACGCCGTCACCCCTGGACCAGGTGCCGCTGGACCTCTGGCCTCGCTCACTACGTCAGCCGTGCTGGCTGCCACGTCCACCTACAACCCGCTCGGCCTGGCTGTCGGAGGGCCAGCAG TGCGTGGAAACACCACGTGTAATATCTGCTACAAAACATTTGCGTGCAACTCCGCGCTGGAGATCCATTACCGGAGCCACACGAAGGAGCGGCCATTCAAATGCAGCATATGCGACAGAGGCTTCTCCACCAAG AACAACACTACCGGTCAGCAAACATGCGTCTGCACGTCTCAACCGTTGCCCGCAAACAGTTCGATCACTTCGCTCGATTCCCAATATCGATCGCCCTGTGCCAGTAATCGAGAGAAACCGAAACGCAGGCGGCGGCGGCCTGAGGAACGGAAGAGCCGGGGGCGGAAAGGAGCCGGAGGGGGGCGGGGGCTGACACCTGTCTACCCTGCCATCCGCCTACCCCCGCTGATGTCGCCCGCCCTCGGACTTCTACCCTCGGCGCACGGCCTCCTG gggaacatgaagcagCACATGCTGACCCACAAAATCCGCGACATGCCACCCCATCTGTTTAGCGACTCGAAGCAGCAGTCCCAGGAGCACGAGACCTCAAGGAGTCCCATGTGCGCCGAGGACACGAGCTTGCCGCCTCCGCCACCGcctccgccaccaccaccgccgaTGCCGCCGTCGTCCATGGAGCAAGCTCTCTCGATGAAGAGGTCTCCACCGGAGGGGGACCTTCCAGCACCAAAGAGGCCAGCCA GCATGCCGAGCAAACACTTGTGCCAGATTTGCAATAAGAATTTCTCCTCGTCTTCGGCGCTCCAGATCCATATGAGAACTCACACAGGCGACAAACCGTTCCGATGCACCGTCTGCCAGAAGGCCTTCACCACCAAGGGCAATCTCAAG GTGCACATGGGCACGCATATGTGGACCAACGGGGCCTCGCGACGAGGCCGTCGAATGTCGCTGGACCTGCCTCCCCTTCCCATCACGCCCAAGGATTCGGAGTTTCTTCAGCGGCGGCCGGATCTCTTCTACCCGTATCTACCCGCTCCGTTCCTTAACGGTGTGCAGCAGAAA CTGAACGAGATTTCGGTGATCCAAAGTAACAACGGTTTACCGGGCCACTCGATGGCCGGCGGCAAGTACGCGGGCCTGTTCGGCTCGGTGTACGCGGCCGGGGCCGGGTTCCCCCTGGACAAGCAACCCATGGCGGCGACCAGCAACGGACCGCTGGTCGACGGGAAATCCTCTATTCCGTCTGGGTCCATGCTGTTCCAGACGCCGTCGCCGTCCCACTCGCCTGGTACCCCGTCGTCCAACAGTAGCAATCAAAATTCGGCGAGTGTACCCGCGTGGACGGGTGACGGCCTGCAACACCACTTCGACAGGGAGGCGCCCAGCAGGTCGGAGAGCAACTCGACGCCGCCCACGGCCCGACTACCGCCACCGCCATCCGCCACCAGGGGCGAAGGGCTGGCCACGTGA